The following proteins are co-located in the Primulina tabacum isolate GXHZ01 chromosome 11, ASM2559414v2, whole genome shotgun sequence genome:
- the LOC142518073 gene encoding uncharacterized protein LOC142518073, which produces MARRLFSCFGKSATASRHDDNVTADLTTEEQRRGGPVLVELFTSQGCATSPEAETLFSRLGRGDFNLDVPLILLAYHVDYWDYMGWKDPFGSSQWTVRQKAYVENLNMDTMFTPQIVIQGTAQCVGYDSEALISAIADAPRVTAPTFQATFQKPASDSLQVSLTGSLRTKVDHQAVNVMVALFECSLVTDCPNGPNKGRVLANDYVVRRLEKLCSFKDIAAKKTISGTVNFPLWEGFISAKCGVAVFVESASHQIFGSQKFQLPENI; this is translated from the exons ATGGCGCGCCGTCTCTTCAGCTGTTTCGGGAAATCCGCCACCGCCTCACGTCACGATGACAATGTGACGGCGGATCTAACGACGGAGGAGCAGCGGAGAGGTGGCCCCGTGTTGGTAGAGCTCTTCACATCACAGGGCTGCGCCACATCTCCGGAGGCGGAGACGCTCTTTTCACGGCTGGGGAGGGGAGATTTCAACCTAGATGTGCCCTTGATATTGTTGGCCTACCATGTAGATTACTGGGATTACATGGGTTGGAAAGATCCATTTGGGTCTAGCCAGTGGACCGTCAGGCAAAAGGCCTACGTCGAGAACCTTAATATGGATACAATGTTCACCCCCCAAATCGTGATTCAGGGAACGGCTCAATGTGTGGGTTATGATTCAGAAGCGCTCATATCCGCCATTGCAGACGCACCCCGAGTAACTGCTCCCACGTTCCAG GCGACGTTCCAGAAGCCAGCATCGGATTCCTTACAAGTTTCGTTGACAGGATCTCTGAGGACAAAAGTGGATCACCAAGCTGTCAATGTTATGGTTGCTTTGTTCGAATGCAGCTTAGTGACAGATTGTCCCAACGGGCCCAACAAAGGTCGAGTTTTGGCCAATGATTACGTTGTCCGGAGGCTGGAGAAGCTCTGCTCATTTAAGGACATCGCCGCAAAGAAAACCATCTCCGGGACTGTCAATTTTCCCCTGTGGGAAGGTTTCATTTCAGCCAAATGTGGGGTTGCTGTCTTCGTGGAAAGTGCGTCTCACCAGATCTTTGGCTCGCAGAAATTTCAGTTGCCGGAGAACATATGA
- the LOC142518484 gene encoding uncharacterized protein LOC142518484, giving the protein MLEGKAVIGETDMLQTMQQDALDLAAKALDFFDVTEATEIARSIKKGFDTMYGPGWQCIVGKDFGSFVTHCYGCFIHFCVGSLAILLFRGSTGLEFEGDHEFPTLKSIA; this is encoded by the exons ATGTTGGAAGGAAAGGCAGTGATTGGTGAGACTGATATGCTTCAGACCATGCAACAAGATGCTCTAGATTTGGCTGCAAAAGCACTTGATTTCTTCGACGTCACAGAAGCCACTGAAATTGCCCGATCTATTAAGAAG GGATTTGATACGATGTATGGACCAGGTTGGCAATGTATTGTAGGAAAGGACTTTGGTTCGTTTGTCACACATTGTTACGGTTGCTTCATACATTTTTGTGTTGGGAGCCTTGCTATTTTACTCTTCAGAGGATCGACGGGACTAGAATTCGAGGGAGATCATGAATTCCCGACTTTGAAGAGCATTGCCTAA
- the LOC142518021 gene encoding cyclic nucleotide-gated ion channel 4-like, protein MESHVRERISHTDVGNETDFYSEEEVDDEEVEEEVNQEEEQDINPDCCKSFIVCNGRRRHEGWFWGNVLDPRARWVQEWNRIFLLVSAAGLFVDPLFFYALSVSENCMCLFVDGWFAVTVTVLRTTTDALHLWNMWLQLKMNLRSTGVPPRRSDSQLHDVNSTTPRSIASKYLKGKKGFLLDLFIILPLPQMLMWVAIPKMLDKGSTTVVMTVLLVTFIFQYVPKIYHSVCLLRRMQNLSGYIFGTVWWGIALNMIAYFVASHAVGACWYLLGIQRAAKCLKEQCMVTKDCHLRMMTCQQPIYYGTTNLITDRARFIWGENTNARSTCLQNYDNVAYGAYKWTVQLVTNENRLEKIMFPIFWGLMTLSTFGNLESTTDWLELVFIIIVLTTGLILVTMLIGNIKVFLHATTSKKQAMQLKMRNIEWWMRKRQLPVSFRQRVRNYERQRWAAVRGVDECEMTRNLPEGLRRDIKYHLCLDLVRQVPLFQHMDNLVLENICDRVKSLIFTKGEIITREGDPVQRMIFIVRGHLQSSQVLRDGVKSCCMLGPGNFSGDELLSWCLRRPFIERLPPSSSTLVTLETTEAFGLEADDVKYVTQHFRYTFVNEKVKRSARYYSPGWRTWAAVAIQLAWRRYKHRLTLTSLSFIRPRRPLSRSSSLGEDRLRLYTALLTSPKPNQDDFNF, encoded by the exons ATGGAGAGCCATGTGCGAGAACGGATTAGTCATACCGATGTCGGCAACGAGACTGATTTTTATTCCGAAGAAGAAGTGGATGATGaagaggtggaggaggaggtgAACCAAGAGGAGGAGCAAGACATCAATCCAGACTGTTGTAAAAGCTTTATCGTCTGCAATGGGCGGAGACGTCATGAGGGGTGGTTCTGGGGCAACGTTCTGGACCCTAGGGCAAGATGGGTTCAAGAATGGAACAGGATATTCCTCCTGGTATCCGCCGCTGGCTTGTTCGTGGATCCGCTTTTCTTCTACGCCCTTTCCGTAAGCGAGAACTGCATGTGCCTCTTCGTTGACGGGTGGTTCGCTGTCACAGTCACCGTTCTCCGCACCACGACCGATGCCTTGCACTTGTGGAACATGTGGCTGCAGCTCAAGATGAACCTCCGCAGCACCGGGGTCCCCCCCAGGAGGAGTGACTCCCAGTTGCATGATGTCAATTCCACCACCCCTCGATCCATCGCGTCGAAATATTTGAAGGGTAAAAAGGGTTTCCTTCTTGATCTATTCATCATCCTTCCATTGCCCCAG ATGCTAATGTGGGTGGCGATCCCCAAGATGTTGGATAAAGGATCAACAACGGTGGTGATGACAGTACTATTAGTAACATTTATCTTCCAGTATGTGCCCAAAATCTACCATTCGGTTTGCCTGTTGCGACGCATGCAGAATCTGTCCGGCTATATTTTCGGAACTGTTTGGTGGGGCATTGCTCTCAACATGATTGCGTATTTTGTGGCATCTCAT GCTGTGGGAGCATGCTGGTACTTGCTAGGCATACAAAGGGCCGCAAAGTGCTTGAAGGAGCAATGCATGGTTACAAAAGACTGCCACCTCAGAATGATGACTTGCCAACAACCCATTTATTATGGAACAACAAATTTGATAACGGATAGAGCACGATTCATATGGGGCGAAAACACCAACGCAAGATCCACTTGCCTCCAAAACTATGACAATGTGGCCTACGGAGCTTATAAATGGACGGTTCAGCTCGTTACGAATGAGAATCGTTTGGAGAAGATAATGTTTCCAATCTTCTGGGGTCTCATGACTCTCAG TACATTTGGGAATTTGGAGAGCACTACGGATTGGCTAGAACTTGTTTTTATCATCATTGTGCTGACCACTGGTCTAATTCTGGTCACAATGTTGATCGGTAACATCAAG GTGTTCCTGCATGCGACCACGTCAAAGAAACAAGCAATGCAACTGAAGATGAGGAACATAGAGTGGTGGATGAGAAAGAGACAACTGCCAGTGTCGTTTAGGCAAAGGGTGAGGAACTACGAAAGGCAACGTTGGGCAGCAGTGCGCGGAGTAGATGAATGCGAGATGACTCGAAATCTGCCTGAAGGACTAAGGAGAGACATCAAATATCATCTGTGTTTAGATTTAGTTAGACag GTCCCTTTGTTCCAGCACATGGATAACTTGGTCCTGGAGAATATCTGTGATCGGGTCAAGTCCCTCATATTCACAAAAGGAGAAATT ATAACACGAGAAGGAGATCCAGTTCAAAGGATGATATTCATAGTAAGAGGTCATCTCCAAAGCAGCCAAGTTCTGCGCGACGGCGTAAAGAGTTGCTGCATGTTAGGCCCCGGAAACTTCAGTGGAGATGAGCTCCTCTCATGGTGTCTACGAAGGCCCTTCATCGAAAGGCTTCCACCATCTTCATCTACGCTCGTGACTCTCGAAACAACCGAAGCTTTTGGGCTCGAAGCGGATGATGTAAAGTATGTGACCCAACATTTTCGGTACACATTTGTGAATGAAAAAGTTAAGAGAAGTGCTCGTTACTACTCTCCTGGATGGAGAACATGGGCAGCTGTGGCCATTCAATTGGCCTGGAGGAGATATAAGCATCGGCTGACGCTTACATCTCTTTCGTTTATTCGGCCGAGGAGGCCATTGTCTAGGAGCTCTTCGCTTGGCGAGGACAGGCTCAGGCTTTACACGGCGCTGTTAACCTCGCCTAAGCCGAATCAggatgattttaatttctaa